The stretch of DNA ATCACCTACCACGACCCTTGCTTCCTCGGCAGACATAACAAGATCTTCGATCCACCGCGTGACCTGCTGCAAGCAACTGGCGCCCAAGTCAACGAGATGCCCCGCAACCGCAACGAAGGCTTCTGCTGTGGTGCCGGCGGTGCACGCATGTTCATGGAAGAAAAGCTGGGCACCCGCATCAACGAAAACCGCACCGCCGAAGCACTCGCAACGGGCGCCGAAGAAATCGCCACCGGCTGCCCCTTCTGCAACACGATGCTGGGTGGCGGCGTGAAGTCCCTCAGCAGCAACGCCAAGGTTAATGACGTAGCAGTCATGCTCCGCAACTCCGTGCTTGTCGACGGCCAACTGCCACCCTTCCGCGAACCAGCCTTCCTCCAAGATCCGGTGCGCAAGACGAAAGATGAAACAGACTCGACCGACAAGCAAAACCAAGGCTCTGAAGCTGCGGCAGCGCCAGTTTCCGATGGTGTTAGCGGACCTGGCGTAGCCTTGCCTACAAGCGGTGCAGTAAATCGACCTGCCCCCAGCGCTGCGGTTCCCGGCGCTGCAGTTCCGGGCGCTGCAGTTCCAGGCGCGGCTGCCCCTGGGGTTGCAACGCCTGGCGCTGCAATTCCGGCTGTGCCAGTTGCTTCCCCGCCGGTCGCGACCCCTCCTGCAGCAGCGCCACCCGTTGCCAAACCACCCATAGCTGCACCACCCGCGACTAAGCCACCTGTCGCGACACCACCGGTTGCAGCGCCACCGGTTGCAACACCGCCAGCAGCTAAGCCACCTGTCGCGGCACCACCAAGCAAAGCGCCATCCGCCTCGCCGGTTCCGAAGGTGCCGTCACCTCCGGCAGCTGCGCCTCCGGTCGCTCAGCCACCAGTTGCAGCGCCACCGGCAGCTAAACCTCCAACAGCAGCGCCACCCGTTGCGAAGCCCCCGACTGCGCGCCCTCCACAGTCGTAGCTACCTGAGCAGGATTACTCAAAGCTAAGCAAAACCTCCATCGCCTACAGCGGTGGAGGTTTTTTGTATATTCGGTTAACCAGCGGTCCATTGGGTTTAAGCCACTCTGGCAACAATCCAACGTTGGACGTAGCGCAAAGGAACATAGCCACCGAGTGACAGTTTCAACAATTGAAAGTAATGTCGGTTAAAACGCACAAGGAAGCAACCGATAGCCAACGGCGTCTTAAGGTGAGATTCCGTGAATTTCAACATTGTTGAACTAGTGAGCATTGTGGGATCTGCAGCATTGCTCCTGGCAGGACCGGCGCTCGTTATCCTCGTGATCTGGAATGTGATCAAGGGGTATCGGTCAAGAGACGACGCACAAAGGCGACAATAACAAACGCACGGTGATCAACTGCTGTCTAGGTGGCACCTAAACCTTCCACTCCCAAAAAGTTCAAGAGTAGTGGCGAGATCCCGGAGATCTCCACGTCGGGGCGTGGTGAGGCCAGGTAGTCGTCGATAAGCAAGCTTCGATCCTTATACCCCAGCTTTTCACTGACCCGCGCCGAGGCGAGATTGTCGGGGTGCCAATCGGTGGTGGCTGTGGTCATCGTAAGTTCCGTGAAAGCTAGCGTGACCACTGCGTGCCGCATCAACGTTGCGTAGCCCTTACCCTGATGTTGGGCGAGAACAAAGCTTCCGGTGTCACCGGTTGTCGGTCCGGTTTTGCGCAGGTCGATCTTGCCAACGATCTCCGCTCCCCGGCGCACCACGAACGGCAAAGTCCATTTCTCCGGGGTATGCGAGGCCCGCATCGACCAGTGGAACGCCGCCGTACTTCGGTAGCGCTGCGGGGCGGGGACTGTTGCCCAGTCGAATACCCAGGAACACGTTGGATCTACGAAGATCTCGGCAGCGCTGATCGCCGCAATTTCAAGAAGGTCATCGTCGTTGATGACGTTGAGCTCAAGCCCCGCGCAGCGCATCCGCAGCGCGAACGGTGGGTAAAGATCTTGCTGGGTAATCATTGCAATAGTTTAGCGTTCGTGAGACGGGCCGTACACCTGGCAATTTCCTGAAATAACCACCGGTTCTTCCCGCGCCACGCCCCAGCAGTGGCAAGATGGGAAAGATGAACACTGCCGATTCCCCGCAACAGCCCGTCGTCAAGCGTGCCCCGCGCGTCTTTGACCAATCCGACAAACTCAAAGGCGTCCTTTATGAAATCCGTGGGCCGGTGTCCGCCGAGGCTGAGCGCCTGGAAAACGACGGTCACCGCATTCTCAGGCTCAACACCGGCAACCCCGCGATCTTCGGCTTCGACGCCCCCGATGTTATTGTGCAAGATATGGTGGCCGCCTTGCCGACCTCGCAGGGCTACTCCACGTCCAAGGGCATCATCCCGGCACGCCGCGCGATCGTCACCCGGTACGAGCTAGTGGACGGCTTCCCAGAATTCGACATCGAGGATGTCTACCTCGGCAACGGCGTTTCGGAACTCATCTCTATGGTCAC from Corynebacterium epidermidicanis encodes:
- a CDS encoding GNAT family N-acetyltransferase, with translation MITQQDLYPPFALRMRCAGLELNVINDDDLLEIAAISAAEIFVDPTCSWVFDWATVPAPQRYRSTAAFHWSMRASHTPEKWTLPFVVRRGAEIVGKIDLRKTGPTTGDTGSFVLAQHQGKGYATLMRHAVVTLAFTELTMTTATTDWHPDNLASARVSEKLGYKDRSLLIDDYLASPRPDVEISGISPLLLNFLGVEGLGAT